The following is a genomic window from Hymenobacter monticola.
GGTGATGGCGATGCCGGCGAAGTTGCAGGCGTCGTGCAGGCCGCGCATCATCTGGTCCACCACTTCGTAGTCGAGGTGGTTCACGTCGATGATGTTGGAGAGGTTGGTGGGCACGAAGCCGGCCACAATGAGGTCGTCGGCGGTCATGGCCACCAGGTCGAAGCCCAGGGTATCGTAGCGGCCGGTGCGCTCGGCCACCTCAATTTTGGTCCCGATGCCGTCGGAGCTGATGCCGAGGCGGGCGTTGCCGAAGCGGATTTCGTTGGCAAAGCCGCCGTCGAGGTCGGGGGCGGCTTCGCCGGGCTTGCCGGCGCGGTTGGCGAAGGTCTTTTTAGCCCAGCCGTAGGCGTTGCGGGAAGCGGCGTTGCCTTCTTCGATGGAATAGCCGGCGGGGTTGTTTTTCGTATCGTTCATGCGGTTGACCCCACCCCCGGCCCCTCCCCTCCGGGAGAGGGGAGCCTGGCGCAGGGCACTCAGGGCAATTGCTTTGGTAAAATCAAAAAAGCCCCTCCCCCAACGGGGAGGGGTTGGGGTGGGGTTAGTGCTCCGTCGGCGCGGGCGCCTTGGCGCTCACCGACTTCTTGTCTTTCTTTTTCTTGTCGCCGCGGTGGCTGGCGCGCTCCTCCTGGATGTGGCGCAGGTAGTGCGTCACATCGCCGGTGGGGTACTTGCCCGAGAAGCAGGCGAAGCAGCTGCCGCCGTGGCCGCGCTCCTCCGAGAACAGCTCGTACAGGTCCTGCAAATCCTGGTAAATCACCTTGTCGGCCTCGATGTAGCGGCAGATTTCGTCCTCCGTGTAGTTGGCCGCAATGAGCTCGGTACTCATGGCCATGTCGATGCCGTAGATGCAGGGCGACACGATGGGCGGCGCGCTCGAAATAAAATAGACTTCCTTGGCGCCCGCCTCGCGCAGCAGCCGCACGATGCGGCGCGACGTGGTGCCGCGCACGATGCTGTCGTCTACGACGGCCACCTTTTTGCCTTCCACAAACTCGCGGATGGGGTTGAGCTTTTTCTTCACCACGTCCTCGCGCCCGGCCTGGGTGGGCACGATGAAGGAACGGCCCATGTGGTTGTTTTTCACCAGCGCCCGGCGGTAGGGCACCCCAATGGCCTCGGCCAGTCCGGAGGCCGAGAAGTAGCCGGAGCTGGGCACGTCAATCACCATATCGGGCTTGAGGCCGGCATCCACCACCTTGCGGGCCAGGATTTTGCCCAGCCGCACCCGCTCCCGCGCCACCAGGCGGCCATGAATCACAGAATCTTCGCGGGCAAAGTAAATCTGCTCAAACACGCAGAACGCCTTGGGCGGCGCCGGCTGGTTTTTGCGGTGCACCTGGAAATTGTTGTCGATGAAAATGGCCTGCCCGGGGCCGACGTTTTCAATGAACTCAAAGTCCAGGTAATCGAAGCAGGTGCTTTCCGACACAAAGGCGTAGACCGGGCCATTGGGCGTATCGCGCCGCCCCAGCGCCAGCGGCCGGATGCCCAGCGGGTCGGTAAACGCCAGCAGGCCGTGCCCGGCAATGACGGTGATGGTGGCATAAGCGCCCTCCACCAGCTCCTGCGTGGTTTCCACGGCGTCGAAAATATCGACTACCGAAATGCGGTCCAGGTCTTTCACGCGCAGCTCCGAGGCGAAGGTGTACATGATAAGCTCCAGGTCGTTGGTGGTTTTAGGCAGCACGTGGTACTTGTCGTGCAGGCGCTTGGCCACGTCGCGAAAGTTGATGACGTTGCCATTGTGCACCATGGCCAGCCCGAAAGGGTAGCTGGTGGTGAAGGGCTGGGCCAGGTCGGAGTCGTTGGCGCCCTGGGTGGTGTAGCGAACGTGCCCGATGCCGATATTGCCTTTCAGCTTCTTCACGTGCTTGGGCTTGAACACGTCATTGACGAGGCCCTGGCCCTTGCAGAGGTGAAATGAGTCGTCGAAGGTGGCGATGCCGGCCGCGTCCTGCCCCCGGTGTTGCAGGGCGGTGAGGCCGACAATCATGTCGCCCACCACGTTATCGGGACCGTGAAAACCTACTATTCCGCACATGGGATGGGGTCGTTATTTTAGTTAAATCAGGTAGGGTGCGGGGCTTGCCCCCGCCCGTCGTTGAACGGCTTTGCCTCATGCTTATGGCGCAGCCGGGCGGGCGGGGGCAAGCCCCGCCCCTACTTCTATCAATTCCGCCAGCGTCCGCGCGTACAGCTTGTGCTCCACGGCCAGCCCGCGGCGCTCCACTTCTTCCAAGGAGTCAGCCCCGCGCAAGTCCACGGTTTGCTGGGCGAGGATGGGGCCGGTGTCGAGGCCTTCGTCAACCAAGTGCACGGTAATTTTGGTTTCGGGCAGCTGGTTTTCAAACGCCCACTCGTAGGCGTGCAAACCTTGGTGCTGCTGGGTGTCGGCGGGGTGAATATTGAGAATACGGCCCGCGAAGGGCTGGATGAAGGCCGGTGATAGGATGCGCATGTAGCCCGCCAGCACCACCAAATCGGGCTGGTATTGCTGAAGCAGCGCGGCTGCTTCGGCATCGAACGCTTCGCGCTTGCGGCCCTGGCTGGGCAGCGAGGCCACCGGACAACCCGCGGCCGCGGCCGCTTCGAGGCCAAAAGCGTCGGGCTTGTTGCTGAACACCACCACTACTTCGGCCAGATTTTTCAGCACACCGGTTTTGGTGGCTTCCACCAGCGCCAGCATGTTGGAGCCCCGACCGGAAAGCAGGATGGCCAAACGCGCCCGCCTTCCCTCCTGCCCTTCGCCGAACGAGAGGACCGACTGCTTAAATTGCTCGAAGGATGACAGGAGCTTCATCAGTTTCAGTTGGGCTTCCGGTCTCAATTTACAACGGTAGCGGTTAGCACCGGCGCGGGGCGCTGGGCAATGTCGGGGCGGAAGTAGGCGCCTTCGAACGTGACGCGGGCGCAGGCTTGGTAGGCGCGGGCAGTGGCTTCCTCCAAATCGTGGCCGTGGGCGGAGAGGACGAGGACACGGCCGCCGTTGGTCACCAGCTCGCCCGCCTCGTTGCGCTTGGTGGCGCCGTGGTAGGCCCGCACGCCAGCCGGCAGGTTGTCGAGGCCGGAGATGGGGAAGCCGGTGGGAAAGCCCGCGGCCGGGTAGCCGCCCGAGGCCAGCACCACGCCCACGAAGGCGCCGGGCCGTTGCTGCACGCCTTGTTTGGCGAGGGTGCCATCCAAAGTGGCCTCAATCAGCGTGAGCAGGCTGCTATCCAAGGCAGGCAGCAGCACTTCGGCTTCGGGGTCGCCGAGGCGCACGTTGTATTCCAGCAGCTTGGGGCCGGTGGGCGTGAGCATGATGCCGAAATACAGGAAGCCGCGGAACTCGAACTGCTCGTTTTGCAGGCCGCGCAGGGTGGGGTCCACGATGTCGCGGCGAATGGCAGCCAGCACGTTGGCATCGGCAAAGGGCACGGGGCAGTAGGCGCCCATGCCGCCGGTGTTGGGACCTTGGTCGCCGGCCAGCAGCTGCTTGTGGTCCTGCGAGGTGGCCAGCAGGCGGATAACGCGCCCATCGGTGAGGCCGATGATGCTGATTTCAGGACCGGTCAGCTTTTCTTCCAGCAGGAAGGAAAACCAGCCCGAATAGCTCGTTTGCAGGTCATCAAACGCCGCTTCGGCCTCTTCCGGCGAGGAGCACACGTACACGCCTTTGCCAGCGGCCAGGCCGTCGTACTTCACCACCACGTGCCCGCCCAGCTCGGCCGCCTTCGCGCGGGCCGCGGCAATGTTGTCGCTCCGAAACGGCCAGGCCTGCGCCGTCGCTACGCCGTGACGGCGCATAAACTCCTTGCTCCACACCTTGGAGCTTTCCAGCCGCGCCGCCGAGCGGGTCGGCCCAAAAACCTGGATATCGGAACCGGCAAAAAAGTCGGTGATGCCGGCCGCCAGCGGCGCCTCCGGCCCCACCACAATCAACCGGGAATCGTGGGCCTGCGCGAAGGCCCGCACGGCCTCAAAATCCAGCGGGTTCACCTCGGGGTGGCTGTTGGGGATGCCGGCGTTGCCGGGCAGCACGTGCACCGTGGCCCCGTCGCGGGTCAGCTTTTCGGCCAGGGCGTGCTCGCGCGCGCCGGAACCGAGGAGGAGAAGAGTTTTAGAGGCTGCCAATGTCTTCTGAACTTAAAATCTATCTTGAATTATGCTCTCTTCTACGCTTACTGAACTCGCTATGAATACCAAGTTGTCATTTTCATGAGGTTCACCCGAGTTTCCGCAAGGGTCAAAAGAGAGGTAATATTTCCCTTCTTCTAGCGTCTTAAAAACAACATCAGAATAACGACTCATAGCAAAATCTTCGCTAATGACAATTCTTTGTACGCCAGCCATATGGATTTTCAGCAGGCAAGGCACCCATTTACCACGAGTAGCTTCTTTGCGAATCAATACTTCTAAAGCAGCTTGCCGAAGCGAAGAATTATTGGCTGTATAATTCACTTCCAGCTTCAGAGAGCATATTTCTCCGTCGTTGAGCGCGTAACCAGCCAATAATTCTTCTACCGTTTTCATTCAGCAGTTTACAGTAACCGCAACTCCTCGTCGGCGGCGCGCAGCTTGGCTTTGGTGGCGAGAATGTCCTTGCTCAGGCGTTCGCGCAGCCGGGGCAGATTCAGGGCGCGCAGAGCGGCTTGGGCGGCGTTTTCGGGGCGCACTGCCAGGCTGGGCGTGCCGCCGGGCATGATGACCGACGCGTTCAGGTTCAGAGCCAGTTCGGCATAGTCCTGATAGGGCGGACATGAAATCACGGGCACGTTCACGTTGGCAGCCAGCGCGCCGCCGTTGCTTGTCACAGCAACGATGACGCCGGGCTCGATGCTGTTGTTCCAAGCCTCAACCATGCCGGCGATGGCTTCATCGTATTGGTAGGCTGAAGTCACGCGCAGTTGAGTGAACACGTCGTAGCCCTCCAACTGCTGGCGGATTTTCTCGCCGTGTTCCTTATAGTCCGGCGAGTCCAACACGATGCTCACCCAGGCGTCCTTAATCAGGCCGGCGGCCACGAGGTTGGCCTGCATGCGGGCGCGGGCGTCCTGGCGGCCGGTGTGGGGCGCGTCAGCGGCGCCGGTTTCGGCCGTGGGCAGGGGCTCGCCCACGATGCGCTCGTAGATGTCGAGGTAGCGGCGGCTGGCTTCCTGGGTTACTTCCGGGGTGAGGGCGCGAGGGTACTGGCCGTCTTTCTTGTTGGCAATGAGCCACTGGCGCACATACTCCTTATCCATCTGCTCGGCCGTTTCGGGGTTCCGGGCGTAGTCCTCCGTGCTCCAGAACCGAGAAGAGTCCGGCGTGTGCATCTCGTCGATGAGAATAAGCTGGCCGTTCAGCAAGCCGAATTCATACTTGGTATCCACCAGAATGATGCCTTTTTCAGCCAGCAGGCGCGAGCCCACGGCAAACAGCATCTGGGCCTTCACGGCCATCTGGTCGTACAGCTCCTTAGTCACCCAACCTTCGCTCACCAAGCTTTCGGGTGTGATTTCGCGGTCCGATTCCTCCTTGGTGGTCGGCGTCACGATGGCCTGCGGGAAGGCTTGATTCTTCGTCAGTCCATCTGGCACCGTCACGCCCGAGAACGTGCGCTGGCCGGCCTGGTAGCCGCGCCACATCGAGCCCGTCAGGTACTGGCGCACCACCATTTCCACCTTGATGGGCTGGGCCTCCTTCACCAGCATGGCGTTGGCATCAACGAGCTTGATGACGTGGTTGGGGATGATGTGCGACGTCTTTTCAAACCAGAAGTTTGCCAAACCGTTCAGCACTGCGCCCTTGTGCGGAATGGCCGTTTCCAGCACCGAATCGAAGGCCGAGAGGCGGTCCGTCACGATGATGAGGCGGTCGCCGCTGGGCGCGCGGAGGCTGTCGCGCACTTTGCCGCGGTGCAGCAGCGGGAGTTGGGGAGAAGCGAAGTGGGTGAGGGTGTTCATTAACTACGTTTCTGGGAGGCTAGTTTTGGGTGGCGAGTTGCACGGTGGGTGCCGCAGCAGCGTGTTTTTCGGCGATGTGCGCCACGATATTCTTGAAAATCTGCAGCCCCTCCCCTTCCTCGCTCGCGTCTGGATTTTGGCGGCGGCGGCGGGCCCAGTCGGGGTGGTTGTAGGCGGCCAGGAAGGCCTCGGGGTGCGGCATGAGGCCGAACACCTGCCCGGTGGGGTCGGTGAGGCCGGCGCAGTTCAGGTCGGCGCCGTTGGGGTTGAGGGGGTATTCGCTGGTGCCGTCGCCGTTGGCGTCGATGTAGCTCAGGCAGTTCAGCCCAGCAGCTTCGATGGCGGCGCGGGTGGCAGCATCGGGCACCACGAGGCGGCCTTCGCCGTGGCGCACGGGCACCTCCAGCTTGTCGATGCCTTTGAGGAAGGGGGTGCGGGCGGCGGGGTTCACGCGGAGCGTCACCCAACGGTCTTCGTAGCGGCCGCTGGCGTTGTGGGTCAGGGTCACTTCGGGGGTCACATCGCCGCCCAGGTTGGGTAGCAGGCCCAGCTTCACCAGCACCTGGAAGCCGTTGCAGATGCCCAGCACAAACTTGCCGTCGGCAATGAACTGCTTGATGTCGTCGAGTAGCGTGCGGCCGTCGGCGCTGGTCTGGCGGTAGCGCAGCTTGTTGGCCAACACCACGCCCGAGCCCAAATCATCACCGAAGGAGAAGCCGCCGGGGAAGTTCAGCACGTCGAAATCGTGGATGCTCACCTGGCCATGTAGCACTTGGTTGAAGTGCACGATGGCGGCTTCGGCGCCAGCCAAGCGGTAGGCAGCCGCAAATTCTTCTTCGCAGTTAATACCGAAGCCGGTCAGCACAAGCGCCCGCACTGTGCCAGCTGCATTGCCCGCATCAGTTTGTGCCTCCGATTGAACTTTATGTGCTCGTTGAGCCGAGTCTTGTGCCATTTCAAAAGTCTTTTGGGCCAATGGAAAAGGGTCTTGTGCTT
Proteins encoded in this region:
- the purF gene encoding amidophosphoribosyltransferase, translating into MCGIVGFHGPDNVVGDMIVGLTALQHRGQDAAGIATFDDSFHLCKGQGLVNDVFKPKHVKKLKGNIGIGHVRYTTQGANDSDLAQPFTTSYPFGLAMVHNGNVINFRDVAKRLHDKYHVLPKTTNDLELIMYTFASELRVKDLDRISVVDIFDAVETTQELVEGAYATITVIAGHGLLAFTDPLGIRPLALGRRDTPNGPVYAFVSESTCFDYLDFEFIENVGPGQAIFIDNNFQVHRKNQPAPPKAFCVFEQIYFAREDSVIHGRLVARERVRLGKILARKVVDAGLKPDMVIDVPSSGYFSASGLAEAIGVPYRRALVKNNHMGRSFIVPTQAGREDVVKKKLNPIREFVEGKKVAVVDDSIVRGTTSRRIVRLLREAGAKEVYFISSAPPIVSPCIYGIDMAMSTELIAANYTEDEICRYIEADKVIYQDLQDLYELFSEERGHGGSCFACFSGKYPTGDVTHYLRHIQEERASHRGDKKKKDKKSVSAKAPAPTEH
- the purN gene encoding phosphoribosylglycinamide formyltransferase, with the protein product MKLLSSFEQFKQSVLSFGEGQEGRRARLAILLSGRGSNMLALVEATKTGVLKNLAEVVVVFSNKPDAFGLEAAAAAGCPVASLPSQGRKREAFDAEAAALLQQYQPDLVVLAGYMRILSPAFIQPFAGRILNIHPADTQQHQGLHAYEWAFENQLPETKITVHLVDEGLDTGPILAQQTVDLRGADSLEEVERRGLAVEHKLYARTLAELIEVGAGLAPARPAAP
- the purD gene encoding phosphoribosylamine--glycine ligase; protein product: MAASKTLLLLGSGAREHALAEKLTRDGATVHVLPGNAGIPNSHPEVNPLDFEAVRAFAQAHDSRLIVVGPEAPLAAGITDFFAGSDIQVFGPTRSAARLESSKVWSKEFMRRHGVATAQAWPFRSDNIAAARAKAAELGGHVVVKYDGLAAGKGVYVCSSPEEAEAAFDDLQTSYSGWFSFLLEEKLTGPEISIIGLTDGRVIRLLATSQDHKQLLAGDQGPNTGGMGAYCPVPFADANVLAAIRRDIVDPTLRGLQNEQFEFRGFLYFGIMLTPTGPKLLEYNVRLGDPEAEVLLPALDSSLLTLIEATLDGTLAKQGVQQRPGAFVGVVLASGGYPAAGFPTGFPISGLDNLPAGVRAYHGATKRNEAGELVTNGGRVLVLSAHGHDLEEATARAYQACARVTFEGAYFRPDIAQRPAPVLTATVVN
- a CDS encoding phosphoribosylaminoimidazolesuccinocarboxamide synthase, whose protein sequence is MNTLTHFASPQLPLLHRGKVRDSLRAPSGDRLIIVTDRLSAFDSVLETAIPHKGAVLNGLANFWFEKTSHIIPNHVIKLVDANAMLVKEAQPIKVEMVVRQYLTGSMWRGYQAGQRTFSGVTVPDGLTKNQAFPQAIVTPTTKEESDREITPESLVSEGWVTKELYDQMAVKAQMLFAVGSRLLAEKGIILVDTKYEFGLLNGQLILIDEMHTPDSSRFWSTEDYARNPETAEQMDKEYVRQWLIANKKDGQYPRALTPEVTQEASRRYLDIYERIVGEPLPTAETGAADAPHTGRQDARARMQANLVAAGLIKDAWVSIVLDSPDYKEHGEKIRQQLEGYDVFTQLRVTSAYQYDEAIAGMVEAWNNSIEPGVIVAVTSNGGALAANVNVPVISCPPYQDYAELALNLNASVIMPGGTPSLAVRPENAAQAALRALNLPRLRERLSKDILATKAKLRAADEELRLL
- a CDS encoding phosphoribosylformylglycinamidine synthase subunit PurQ codes for the protein MRALVLTGFGINCEEEFAAAYRLAGAEAAIVHFNQVLHGQVSIHDFDVLNFPGGFSFGDDLGSGVVLANKLRYRQTSADGRTLLDDIKQFIADGKFVLGICNGFQVLVKLGLLPNLGGDVTPEVTLTHNASGRYEDRWVTLRVNPAARTPFLKGIDKLEVPVRHGEGRLVVPDAATRAAIEAAGLNCLSYIDANGDGTSEYPLNPNGADLNCAGLTDPTGQVFGLMPHPEAFLAAYNHPDWARRRRQNPDASEEGEGLQIFKNIVAHIAEKHAAAAPTVQLATQN